From Mobula hypostoma chromosome 8, sMobHyp1.1, whole genome shotgun sequence, the proteins below share one genomic window:
- the LOC134350893 gene encoding uncharacterized protein LOC134350893 has product MGKSASKYSSQRPPIPVHKTEVSPYTSSSADATRKSKVDPAKQCPSHNKPHPLQKCCGFREKSIENRKVFIKQHGICYKCCASSAHLAKNCDSSIKCAECGSESHSSALHPGPASWSSEAQTPACEHGGEEGNNIEEATVASSCTRVCGGDLTGKSCSKICLVKVYPAGQQEKAIRLYAILDDRSNRSLVRSEFFDLFNIKGHNSPYSLKMCAGVVETAGRRVHGFQVESMDGQVILSLPTLIECSAILNNHSEIPTPEAALHHAHLKPLAQKIPELDPQAPVMILLGRDIIRIHKVRKQINGPHDSPMLKNWTWDG; this is encoded by the coding sequence ATGGGAAAGTCAGCTTCTAAGTACAGCAGTCAGAGGCCTCCAATCCCAGTCCACAAGACTGAAGTGTCTCCTTACACCTCCTCTTCGGCTGACGCAACACGCAAGAGTAAAGTGGATCCTGCTAAGCAATGCCCCTCACACAATAAACCACACCCCCTTCAAAAATGCTGTGGATTTAGGGAAAAGTCCATCGAGAATAGGAAAGTCTTTATAAAGCAGCATGGCATCTGCTACAAATGCTGTGCATcatcagcacatctagccaaaaattgTGACAGCAGCATAAAGTGTGCTGAATGTGGAAGCGAGAGTCACAGCTCAGCCCTGCACCCTGGACCTGCTTCTTGGTCCTCAGAGGCCCAGACCCCTGCATGTGAGCATGGCGGGGAGGAAGGGAACAATATTGAAGAAGCTACTGTTGCTTCAAGCTGTACACGGGTCTGTGGGGGAGACCTCACTGGAAAATCGTGCTCAAAGATTTGTCTCGTGAAAGTCTACCCAGCTGGCCAGCAGGAAAAGGCAATCCGGTTATATGCGATACTGGACGATCGGAGTAATCGCTCATTGGTAAGGTCTGAGTTCTTTGACCTTTTTAACATCAAAGGCCACAATTCTCCTTACTCCCTCAAGATGTGTGCTGGTGTGGTTGAGACAGCAGGCAGAAGAGTGCATGGCTTTCAGGTGGAATCCATGGATGGGCAGGTTATTCTCTCTCTACCAACACTGATTGAGTGTAGTGCGATTCTGAATAATCACTCTGAAATCCCCACACCGGAAGCAGCACTGCATCATGCTCATCTGAAACCTCTGGCGCAAAAGATCCCAGAGCTCGACCCTCAGGCTCCCGTCATGATCCTGCTCGGAAGAGATATCATAAGGATCCACAAAGTACGGAAACAGATAAATGGGCCACATGACTCCCCCATGCTCAAAAACTGGACTTGGGATGGGTAA